From the Leptospira biflexa serovar Patoc strain 'Patoc 1 (Paris)' genome, one window contains:
- a CDS encoding TrkH family potassium uptake protein, whose translation MKFKRILVFLLQIFESLQSKRFEIRKLYMEHLRPMGRMFYIFFGFLSVAILILDFGFYYPVEWKPYVTISIRTLVSFFIGYETLHLIFTNKKWKEYLDLHKIELIILLMLGLEVIYEKNIISVLKSYHISGDDTTLIFLSANQFLFLFSNLAHFFRLSKKRESKKLNPSIVFVGSFAFIILMGVCFLHFPKSTNGDVRTIDILFTTISATCVTGLSTLDISSQFTLTGQLVILLLIQVGGLGLMTLTSFFSIFLTGKGSVSDTLMLKDLLSEETMGRAKDTLKQITLQTLAIEFVGATLLFCSFPKNFPVSFPEKIYYSVFHSISAFCNAGFSLMPNGMATEAFRDSEGFLTILMFLIVFGSLGFPVLYQIRTRLFHPRDQIFRWSLTSKLVFRMSALLLIFGWTSHLLLEWDMSLKEFSMEEKLFHSLFYSVTTRSGGLHTFDLGLMGHPMTFVTFFLMWVGGSPVSTGGGIKTTTFAISILNITNQIRGKSRMEIDYRTIADSTISRAGATIVLSLFVIFIAIFCLLLTENAHFIDLCFEAVSAFSTTGLSRGLTPHLSDSGKIIICVVMFVGRVGILTLLIALSKKVDHIAYEYPKEYVVVG comes from the coding sequence TTGAAGTTCAAACGAATCCTCGTTTTTTTACTCCAAATTTTTGAATCCTTACAATCCAAACGATTCGAAATTCGAAAATTATATATGGAACACTTACGACCGATGGGTCGGATGTTTTATATTTTTTTTGGATTTTTATCGGTAGCAATCCTCATTTTAGATTTTGGATTTTATTATCCAGTAGAATGGAAACCGTATGTAACCATTTCCATACGAACGTTGGTTAGTTTCTTCATTGGTTATGAAACACTTCACTTAATTTTCACAAATAAAAAATGGAAAGAGTATCTCGATTTACATAAAATCGAATTGATAATTCTCCTAATGTTAGGCCTTGAGGTGATTTATGAAAAAAATATCATCTCTGTTTTAAAATCATATCATATCTCCGGTGATGACACCACACTCATCTTTTTATCAGCCAATCAGTTTCTGTTTTTATTTTCAAATTTAGCCCATTTCTTTCGGCTATCGAAAAAGAGAGAGTCAAAAAAACTAAATCCCTCCATTGTATTTGTGGGTTCATTTGCCTTTATCATTCTCATGGGAGTTTGTTTTTTACATTTTCCAAAATCAACCAATGGAGATGTTCGTACCATTGACATTCTCTTCACAACGATCAGTGCCACTTGTGTCACTGGATTGTCTACACTTGATATCAGTAGCCAATTTACGCTCACGGGACAACTTGTGATTTTACTTCTCATCCAAGTGGGTGGGCTTGGCCTTATGACCCTCACAAGTTTTTTTTCCATCTTTCTCACGGGAAAAGGTTCCGTGAGTGACACACTGATGTTAAAAGACCTGCTTTCGGAAGAAACTATGGGTCGTGCTAAGGACACATTAAAACAAATCACCTTACAAACATTAGCGATTGAATTTGTAGGAGCCACATTACTCTTCTGTAGTTTTCCAAAAAACTTTCCTGTATCATTTCCAGAAAAAATTTATTATTCGGTATTTCATTCTATCTCAGCATTTTGCAACGCTGGTTTTAGTTTGATGCCAAATGGAATGGCGACAGAAGCATTTAGAGATTCGGAAGGATTTTTAACGATTCTTATGTTTCTCATTGTTTTTGGATCCTTAGGTTTTCCTGTGCTTTACCAAATTCGAACTCGATTATTCCATCCAAGAGATCAAATATTTCGGTGGTCACTTACATCGAAATTAGTATTTCGAATGTCTGCTTTGTTATTAATATTTGGTTGGACCTCTCATTTGTTATTAGAATGGGATATGAGCTTAAAAGAATTTTCGATGGAAGAAAAACTATTCCACTCATTATTCTATTCAGTGACCACCCGATCTGGTGGACTCCATACTTTTGATTTAGGTCTTATGGGTCATCCTATGACATTTGTTACATTTTTTCTGATGTGGGTAGGCGGCTCCCCTGTTTCCACAGGTGGTGGAATCAAAACCACAACATTTGCAATATCCATACTAAATATCACAAATCAAATTCGCGGAAAGAGTCGTATGGAAATCGACTACCGAACCATTGCTGATTCAACGATTTCGAGGGCAGGTGCTACCATTGTGTTATCTCTATTTGTTATTTTTATCGCAATCTTCTGTCTTTTACTTACTGAAAATGCTCATTTTATCGATTTGTGTTTTGAAGCCGTTTCTGCCTTTAGTACGACAGGATTATCAAGAGGGCTTACACCACATCTTTCCGATTCTGGTAAAATTATCATTTGTGTTGTTATGTTTGTGGGAAGAGTTGGAATTCTTACCTTACTCATTGCCCTATCTAAAAAAGTAGACCATATCGCTTACGAATATCCCAAAGAATATGTAGTTGTAGGTTAA
- a CDS encoding MATE family efflux transporter, with the protein MKPTRLNQKILSLAIPVFFGMISYTAIMVADTAMVGKLGEVPLASVGFGGMVYFSIFAFLMGGSMAVQIIVARRFGEKNERGVGITLVNSIYVSFVLGSLLSYFGYLYAPSLMAWIGDDPEVIEVAGIYLSYRFVGTVLFFVGFALRGFFDGIGIVQVGMISSIVAAVTNIFFNWLLIFGNWGFPAMGVKGAAIASSLSSIPSLLVVLFYFLRKDVIQFFRYEIFSPSLEIIKELCVVGFAPALEGTLVNFAFSGFYKIAGMISTTTLASASVVLTCLSLSFMPGFSFGIAATTILGQAMGQGKIRLAYEGTMRSATFSAIVMGSMGLFFIIGGPWLISLFTDVPSVMKEAYPALCIVALIQVGDAYHMVVGSALRSAGMMYYVMYVYLIVSFLIMLPLAYLFGIVLKWGTMGIWSAFFIWILLLAVLFVGKFRRKEWVNIRI; encoded by the coding sequence TTGAAGCCAACTCGACTCAATCAGAAAATTCTAAGTTTAGCAATCCCAGTTTTTTTTGGAATGATCAGTTATACTGCCATTATGGTAGCGGATACTGCTATGGTCGGAAAGTTAGGGGAAGTGCCACTTGCCTCCGTTGGATTCGGTGGAATGGTATATTTTTCCATCTTTGCATTCCTCATGGGTGGATCCATGGCCGTACAAATCATCGTAGCACGAAGATTTGGCGAAAAAAATGAAAGAGGGGTCGGAATTACCCTTGTGAATTCGATTTATGTTTCGTTCGTACTCGGTTCCCTCTTATCTTATTTTGGATATCTCTATGCTCCAAGTCTTATGGCTTGGATTGGTGACGATCCAGAAGTAATCGAAGTGGCAGGCATTTATTTATCCTATCGTTTTGTAGGAACTGTTTTGTTTTTTGTTGGTTTCGCCTTACGTGGATTCTTCGATGGAATTGGAATTGTACAAGTTGGTATGATTTCGTCTATTGTCGCTGCGGTGACAAACATCTTCTTTAACTGGTTACTGATTTTTGGAAACTGGGGTTTCCCTGCGATGGGAGTCAAAGGTGCGGCCATTGCATCAAGTCTCAGTTCTATCCCATCTCTCCTTGTTGTTTTATTTTATTTTTTACGCAAAGATGTGATCCAATTCTTTCGATATGAAATTTTTTCCCCTAGCTTAGAAATCATCAAAGAATTGTGCGTGGTAGGATTTGCCCCTGCACTCGAAGGAACGTTAGTTAATTTTGCTTTTTCTGGATTTTATAAAATTGCTGGAATGATCAGCACAACTACTCTCGCTTCTGCAAGTGTGGTGCTAACATGTCTTAGTTTGTCGTTTATGCCTGGTTTTTCGTTTGGAATTGCAGCCACAACCATCCTTGGACAAGCCATGGGCCAAGGGAAAATTCGTCTTGCCTATGAAGGGACAATGCGATCGGCCACATTCTCTGCAATTGTCATGGGAAGTATGGGTTTATTTTTCATCATAGGTGGACCTTGGCTTATCAGTTTGTTTACCGATGTTCCATCAGTCATGAAGGAAGCCTATCCCGCCCTTTGTATCGTGGCTCTCATCCAAGTAGGAGATGCATACCATATGGTGGTCGGTTCTGCACTTCGTAGTGCGGGAATGATGTACTATGTGATGTATGTGTATCTGATCGTTTCCTTTCTCATCATGTTACCACTCGCCTATCTCTTCGGGATAGTACTAAAATGGGGAACAATGGGGATTTGGTCTGCGTTTTTTATTTGGATTTTACTCTTGGCAGTGCTTTTTGTCGGAAAATTTCGTAGGAAGGAGTGGGTGAACATACGAATTTAA
- a CDS encoding adenosine deaminase translates to MYIDLHNHLYGCLPPETLFRIGKKNPNPRWHLYLDSYEKAYGTKIRPSTFFDDYADKNEFAKLYHFLEKAPFLHFQAKFNLIIALVKFDEPEITEVSHDVVFSNSLEDISYAEYRLMFGKEEPKESFYSKLMASLEGLKKGEESAKKAGKPIQGKLVMSLHRDLNFERHYDWMKNWMEKESVIRDGLVGIDFCHIEEGHPPKDKRLFFQSIQKDNKAEPNTALSILYHVGESFRDKTPFSAVRWILESAEYGAHRLGHALALGIDSDYFLGEERTEFVSEAKDQVEHELMYFDEITTYGPFYAKEELEIKRKEYKTKPDTEILTIPFDETQSQYLHTFQNYAMSKIAKSNAVIECCPSSNLYIGMLESHIDHPITRFLQNDLKLTIGSDDPGLFGTTMAEEYHHAHTAGVSDKDLEILRSVSLDYRSTKLSGRELD, encoded by the coding sequence ATGTATATCGATCTACACAACCACCTTTATGGATGTTTACCCCCTGAAACATTGTTTCGCATTGGCAAAAAAAATCCAAATCCTAGATGGCACTTATACTTAGATTCTTACGAAAAAGCATATGGGACCAAAATTCGACCTTCCACTTTTTTTGACGATTATGCAGATAAAAACGAGTTCGCTAAGTTATACCACTTCCTAGAAAAGGCCCCATTCCTACATTTCCAAGCAAAGTTCAATCTCATCATCGCCTTAGTGAAGTTTGATGAACCAGAAATCACCGAAGTTTCCCATGATGTAGTTTTTTCCAATAGTTTGGAAGACATCAGTTATGCGGAATACCGTTTGATGTTTGGCAAAGAGGAACCGAAAGAAAGTTTTTATTCCAAACTCATGGCTTCCCTGGAAGGGCTGAAAAAAGGGGAAGAGTCCGCCAAAAAAGCGGGTAAACCCATCCAAGGGAAACTTGTGATGTCGCTACATAGAGATTTGAATTTTGAACGGCATTATGATTGGATGAAAAATTGGATGGAGAAAGAATCAGTCATCCGAGATGGGCTCGTTGGCATTGATTTTTGCCATATTGAAGAAGGCCACCCTCCCAAAGACAAACGATTATTCTTCCAATCCATTCAAAAAGACAACAAAGCAGAACCAAACACCGCACTTTCCATTTTGTATCATGTGGGTGAAAGTTTTCGTGACAAAACTCCCTTCTCTGCGGTTCGTTGGATTTTAGAATCGGCAGAATATGGTGCCCACCGACTCGGTCATGCACTTGCGCTTGGAATCGATTCAGATTATTTTTTAGGTGAGGAAAGAACCGAATTTGTTTCTGAAGCCAAAGACCAAGTGGAACACGAATTGATGTACTTCGATGAAATCACCACCTATGGTCCGTTTTATGCTAAGGAAGAGTTAGAAATCAAACGTAAGGAATACAAAACAAAACCAGATACAGAGATCCTTACGATTCCCTTTGATGAAACCCAGTCCCAATATTTGCACACATTTCAAAACTATGCGATGTCAAAAATTGCAAAGTCAAATGCCGTGATTGAATGCTGCCCCTCATCCAATTTGTACATTGGAATGTTGGAATCCCATATCGACCACCCCATCACAAGATTTTTACAAAATGATTTGAAACTCACCATTGGTTCCGATGACCCAGGGCTTTTTGGAACCACGATGGCCGAAGAGTACCATCATGCCCACACGGCAGGCGTTTCTGACAAAGACTTAGAAATTTTACGTTCTGTCTCATTGGACTACCGTTCCACGAAACTTTCAGGGCGTGAATTGGATTGA
- a CDS encoding SPFH domain-containing protein has translation MALIDRIKFEGNPSEIVWKYPSDEISTAGQLIVDENLEAIFFKEGKALDTFGPGTHTLKTGNIPILEALVNLPFGGKTPFTAEVYYVNKSIMALKWGTTTPIPLEDPKYKIVLNIRAFGDYKFRVKDSRSFLLNVVKGGNRTTNEAIDEFLKPNIVRGIGDFISEVILNNNTSVVEINKYRDESSTAGRVKLAPEFEKYGLDLTEFNVSSVNFDQNDPNYQRIQKIITDKFEIDMLGDKYQQKKMFDIGQAAAENEGQGGGMMGAGMGMGMGMNMGNMMGNMMNQGGGQNQAGGAAPAANDPAARIAKLKGLLDQGLISAEEFDAKKKEILSSM, from the coding sequence ATGGCATTAATAGACAGAATAAAATTTGAAGGAAACCCAAGTGAAATCGTTTGGAAATACCCATCCGATGAAATCAGTACCGCTGGGCAACTCATTGTGGATGAAAACTTGGAAGCAATCTTTTTCAAAGAAGGAAAGGCTTTAGATACATTTGGTCCAGGAACCCATACACTCAAAACGGGTAACATTCCCATTTTAGAAGCACTCGTCAACCTTCCGTTTGGTGGAAAAACTCCCTTCACTGCAGAAGTGTATTATGTAAACAAATCCATTATGGCTTTGAAATGGGGAACCACAACTCCCATTCCTCTTGAAGACCCTAAATACAAAATTGTTCTCAATATACGAGCGTTTGGTGACTACAAATTCAGAGTCAAAGATTCACGCTCTTTTTTACTGAATGTGGTCAAAGGGGGAAACAGAACCACAAACGAAGCCATCGATGAATTTTTAAAACCAAACATCGTCCGTGGGATTGGTGACTTTATCTCCGAAGTCATTCTGAACAACAATACTTCGGTAGTAGAGATCAACAAATACCGTGATGAAAGTTCCACTGCTGGCCGAGTGAAATTGGCTCCAGAATTTGAAAAGTATGGACTAGACCTAACCGAATTTAACGTATCTTCGGTGAACTTTGACCAAAACGATCCTAACTACCAACGAATCCAAAAAATCATCACAGACAAATTTGAAATTGATATGTTAGGTGATAAATATCAACAGAAAAAAATGTTCGATATTGGACAAGCTGCCGCAGAAAACGAAGGCCAAGGTGGTGGCATGATGGGTGCTGGTATGGGCATGGGAATGGGGATGAATATGGGCAATATGATGGGCAACATGATGAACCAAGGCGGTGGACAAAACCAAGCTGGTGGAGCAGCTCCTGCAGCCAATGACCCAGCCGCAAGGATTGCCAAACTGAAAGGCCTACTTGACCAGGGGCTTATCAGCGCCGAAGAATTTGATGCGAAGAAAAAGGAGATCCTTTCTTCGATGTAA
- a CDS encoding LIMLP_15305 family protein, whose amino-acid sequence MDQTWLKTTLERFKNEQDPVRKFLKETKLFEEALANQEFEKTDLLIRKELGGILTTFKESFRKLEEGFVQKAQIQNIGKTNSATTLLDRIIMKVTSAGYGLNGLGTGVKATSAEIEKVLNHDFSMLEKVGNLQKEILETLPTAFSTNPEAAIEAVNKLFLDFETQFEARNSIFLKS is encoded by the coding sequence ATGGACCAAACTTGGTTAAAAACAACATTAGAGCGGTTTAAGAATGAACAAGACCCCGTACGAAAATTCTTAAAAGAAACAAAGTTATTTGAAGAGGCACTCGCCAACCAAGAATTTGAAAAAACCGATTTACTCATCCGTAAGGAACTCGGAGGAATTCTCACGACATTCAAAGAAAGTTTCCGAAAACTTGAAGAAGGTTTTGTACAAAAAGCACAAATTCAGAACATCGGAAAAACCAATTCGGCAACCACACTTCTCGATCGGATCATCATGAAAGTCACATCTGCAGGGTATGGACTGAATGGTCTTGGCACAGGAGTCAAAGCAACTTCAGCTGAAATTGAAAAAGTTCTGAATCATGACTTTTCCATGTTGGAAAAAGTAGGTAACTTACAAAAAGAAATTTTGGAAACCCTTCCCACAGCCTTTTCCACAAACCCAGAAGCCGCAATTGAGGCGGTGAACAAGTTGTTTCTCGATTTTGAAACACAATTTGAAGCAAGAAACTCAATCTTTTTAAAATCATAA
- a CDS encoding patatin-like phospholipase family protein: protein MKRTELERQAIQKFLKSVELFKKLPPSVLTRLANNVQEKLIRSHEALYYKGESSESIYIVRYGEILLENVGGQSHVYVGSGQVLAENSLISSSNHSTSAIAVIDTLVYVLNGKLFLQLASQEKIFAQNIIQMMGTRMRENLDRSNLKDKVIGLRRLCVHIPLEPEYHFGEKVKAFLDEYGEVTKKLSSAIPISTFKGMDPTQISEYLTNLRNKTPLLHIYFDESTSRVDLHYLVVQSDFLVFWEDDPEKFYKEKEEIIHFWKSRIRNFEGRAIRMMESGVRKSYLPQDQSLKTFYQKDTLARYLVSKTRGLALGGGGARALAHVGLLKVLHREGIHFDFVSGASMGAVIAALYARKNSPEEIEEMVKNFFGGLESAFDPTLPVVAFFKGKRMKRMLKKGFGDQRIEELPLPFATSAVDLQTGKEHIFDQGPITEALTSAMSLPGAFPPYRLGEKLLVDGGMINNVPENLIRSKGADVVMGINVSPLQEIVPVKLFEDRNTTEKGFFRYIWDTLKYPPILQIMTRTITLEGREITRLKRPKMDLFVHFHLEEFQLFDFARYQEIIDKGEREAEANLAEIKQLFS, encoded by the coding sequence ATGAAACGCACAGAATTAGAACGACAAGCGATACAGAAATTTTTAAAGTCTGTGGAGCTTTTCAAAAAACTTCCCCCATCGGTTCTCACTCGCTTAGCGAATAATGTCCAAGAAAAATTAATCCGTAGTCATGAAGCTCTCTATTACAAAGGGGAGTCTTCTGAATCTATCTATATTGTTCGATATGGCGAAATTCTATTGGAAAATGTAGGTGGTCAATCTCATGTGTATGTGGGATCAGGCCAAGTCCTTGCCGAAAATTCACTCATCTCTAGTTCCAATCATTCTACATCTGCCATTGCCGTCATTGATACACTCGTGTATGTATTGAATGGAAAGTTGTTTTTGCAATTAGCATCCCAAGAAAAAATCTTTGCGCAAAACATCATCCAAATGATGGGAACAAGGATGCGTGAAAATTTAGATCGTTCCAATCTGAAAGATAAAGTGATCGGTTTACGTAGGTTATGTGTTCATATTCCGTTAGAACCTGAATACCATTTTGGAGAAAAGGTAAAAGCATTTTTAGATGAATATGGAGAAGTGACAAAAAAACTCTCCTCGGCCATTCCGATTTCCACTTTCAAAGGGATGGACCCCACTCAAATTTCGGAGTATCTTACCAATCTTCGTAATAAAACACCACTCCTCCATATATACTTTGATGAATCCACATCAAGAGTCGACTTACACTACTTAGTGGTTCAGTCTGACTTTTTAGTATTTTGGGAAGATGATCCCGAAAAATTTTACAAAGAAAAAGAAGAGATCATCCATTTTTGGAAAAGTCGCATTCGTAACTTCGAAGGCCGTGCAATTCGAATGATGGAAAGTGGAGTGAGGAAAAGTTACCTCCCACAAGACCAATCCTTAAAAACCTTTTACCAAAAAGACACTCTTGCACGTTATCTTGTATCAAAAACTAGAGGACTGGCGTTAGGTGGTGGCGGTGCCAGGGCACTTGCACATGTGGGATTACTCAAGGTTTTACATAGAGAAGGCATTCATTTTGATTTTGTTTCTGGTGCTTCCATGGGAGCCGTCATTGCCGCATTGTATGCAAGGAAAAATAGCCCCGAGGAAATCGAAGAAATGGTAAAAAACTTCTTCGGAGGACTCGAAAGTGCATTTGATCCGACTTTACCTGTGGTTGCGTTTTTTAAGGGCAAACGAATGAAACGTATGTTAAAAAAAGGATTTGGTGACCAAAGGATCGAAGAACTACCACTTCCTTTTGCCACATCTGCAGTGGATTTACAAACTGGAAAAGAACATATTTTTGACCAAGGACCGATCACAGAAGCACTCACAAGTGCCATGAGTTTGCCCGGTGCCTTTCCTCCTTACCGCCTCGGCGAAAAGTTGTTAGTCGATGGTGGTATGATCAATAATGTTCCCGAAAATCTCATTCGATCCAAAGGAGCCGACGTGGTGATGGGAATTAACGTATCACCCCTCCAAGAAATTGTGCCAGTGAAACTCTTTGAAGACCGTAATACCACAGAAAAAGGATTCTTTCGTTACATTTGGGACACTCTCAAATACCCACCCATCCTACAAATCATGACAAGGACCATCACCTTGGAAGGAAGGGAAATCACACGCCTCAAACGTCCGAAGATGGATTTGTTTGTACATTTTCATTTGGAAGAGTTTCAGTTATTTGATTTTGCGAGATACCAAGAGATCATTGATAAAGGGGAAAGAGAAGCTGAGGCGAACTTAGCTGAGATCAAACAATTGTTTTCGTAA